The following proteins are encoded in a genomic region of Gloeomargarita sp. SKYB120:
- a CDS encoding NAD(P)-binding domain-containing protein: MARLYYDADADLGVLQGKPISIIGYGSQGHAHALNLRDSGLDVTVGLYPGSKSAAKAQAEGLRVLPVAEAAAQAELVMILL, encoded by the coding sequence ATGGCTCGGCTGTACTACGATGCAGACGCAGACTTAGGGGTCTTACAGGGCAAACCTATCAGCATTATCGGGTACGGGTCGCAAGGACACGCCCATGCGTTAAATCTGCGCGACAGTGGCCTGGATGTGACGGTAGGGCTGTATCCCGGCAGCAAATCAGCAGCCAAGGCCCAGGCGGAAGGATTGCGGGTGTTGCCCGTGGCAGAGGCGGCAGCCCAAGCGGAACTGGTGATGATCCTGCT
- a CDS encoding cysteine desulfurase produces MRPIYLDYHATTPLDERVWQAMQPYWQLRFGNPASAHPYGWEAQAAVEMAREQVAAALNTTPDSIVFTSGATEANNLAIKGVAAAYYSRGRHIVTVQTEHRAVLDPCRYLATLGFRVTELPVQPDGLIDLEQLEKSLTPETILVSVMAANNEIGVLQPLAAIGRLCRERGILFHTDAAQAIGKIPLDVQALHVDLLSLTAHKIGGPKGVGALYIRRDNPRVQLVPQLHGGGQEQDFRSGTLAVPLIVGLGAAVQIALAEREMEQARLLDLRTYLWRELEALGDVALNGAWSPRLAGNLNVTFLGVNGAELHKRLQPVVAVSAGSACSTGRPSHVLLALGRSPAQAASSVRFGLGRWTTKAEIEQVVAHFQTLLPALRQNRYTRV; encoded by the coding sequence ATGCGGCCCATTTATCTCGACTACCACGCCACGACGCCGTTGGATGAGCGGGTCTGGCAGGCGATGCAGCCCTACTGGCAGTTGCGGTTTGGCAATCCGGCCAGTGCACATCCCTACGGGTGGGAAGCCCAAGCAGCCGTGGAAATGGCCCGCGAACAAGTGGCAGCCGCCCTTAACACCACCCCCGACAGCATTGTGTTCACCAGCGGGGCCACCGAAGCCAATAATTTAGCCATCAAAGGAGTAGCGGCGGCCTACTACAGCCGAGGGCGCCATATCGTGACAGTGCAGACAGAACACCGGGCGGTGCTCGACCCCTGCCGTTACCTGGCAACCTTAGGATTTCGGGTAACAGAATTGCCGGTGCAACCCGATGGGCTCATTGATTTGGAACAGTTGGAAAAGTCCTTAACACCGGAGACCATTTTGGTATCAGTGATGGCCGCGAATAATGAAATCGGCGTGTTGCAACCCCTAGCGGCGATTGGGCGTTTGTGTCGCGAGCGGGGCATTCTATTTCACACAGATGCGGCCCAGGCCATCGGCAAAATTCCGTTGGATGTGCAGGCTCTACACGTTGACTTGCTCTCCCTGACGGCCCACAAAATCGGCGGACCCAAGGGCGTGGGGGCGCTCTACATCCGGCGGGACAACCCACGGGTGCAGCTAGTGCCGCAACTGCATGGCGGTGGGCAGGAACAGGATTTCCGGTCAGGAACGCTGGCGGTGCCCTTGATTGTGGGGCTAGGGGCGGCGGTGCAAATTGCCCTGGCGGAACGGGAGATGGAACAGGCTCGCCTGTTGGACCTGCGCACGTACCTGTGGCGGGAACTGGAGGCGCTGGGGGATGTGGCATTGAACGGAGCCTGGTCGCCGCGCTTGGCTGGGAACCTGAACGTGACATTTCTGGGCGTCAACGGGGCGGAATTGCACAAGCGCTTGCAACCGGTCGTGGCTGTGTCGGCGGGTTCAGCGTGCAGTACGGGGCGGCCTTCCCATGTGTTGCTGGCGCTAGGACGGTCACCGGCACAGGCGGCCAGCTCGGTGCGGTTTGGGCTGGGACGCTGGACAACCAAAGCTGAGATTGAACAAGTGGTGGCCCACTTCCAAACCCTGCTACCGGCGTTGCGCCAGAACCGTTACACTAGGGTGTGA